One genomic window of Corynebacterium sp. sy039 includes the following:
- a CDS encoding 3-methyladenine DNA glycosylase, whose translation MMDFTVLSEQQWQESMEQHHRRTDSFTKDHLARRRAGKHHPVYDFLFEYYPVRIAHLHKWHPGFGVALSGLPPHKDWKFYHVSKEVTSIDSQSLWAQRHKTIKYIRELLAKTNTNPAHFDCFGLHEWAMVYQANSTRHELPLRLGAAGTNEVVENNTLRCTHFDAFRFFTPPARPLNFTILTREKQPQQDQCGCLHANMDIYKWATKLQPLIPGSLWLDAFSLAWDARVLDMEASPYDCRDYGLGVVAIETAEGKAHYVRRQRELAVRANQLRERIIKIIDDFCLSISTNK comes from the coding sequence ATGATGGATTTCACTGTATTGTCTGAGCAACAATGGCAAGAAAGCATGGAGCAGCATCACAGACGTACTGATTCTTTTACAAAAGATCACCTTGCTAGACGACGTGCTGGTAAGCACCACCCTGTATATGATTTCTTGTTTGAGTATTATCCTGTTCGCATTGCGCATTTACATAAGTGGCATCCAGGATTTGGTGTTGCTCTATCTGGTTTGCCACCACATAAGGATTGGAAGTTCTATCACGTCAGCAAAGAAGTCACCAGCATAGATAGCCAGAGCTTATGGGCACAGCGCCACAAAACTATCAAGTATATTCGAGAGCTATTAGCAAAAACGAATACTAATCCAGCTCATTTCGACTGTTTCGGGTTGCATGAGTGGGCAATGGTCTATCAAGCAAACTCCACCAGGCATGAGCTTCCACTTCGCCTTGGTGCTGCAGGTACAAATGAGGTTGTAGAAAATAATACTCTGCGCTGCACGCATTTTGATGCTTTTCGATTTTTTACGCCACCTGCTCGCCCGTTGAATTTCACCATATTGACCAGAGAAAAACAGCCACAGCAAGACCAATGTGGTTGTTTGCACGCCAATATGGATATCTACAAGTGGGCAACAAAATTACAACCACTGATACCAGGTTCATTGTGGCTTGATGCTTTTTCTTTAGCATGGGATGCCCGTGTACTTGATATGGAAGCCAGTCCTTATGATTGTCGAGATTATGGTCTAGGAGTGGTGGCCATAGAAACTGCCGAAGGAAAGGCACACTATGTGCGTCGACAGCGTGAACTGGCGGTACGGGCAAATCAACTGCGCGAGAGAATTATAAAAATAATCGATGATTTTTGTCTCAGTATCTCTACAAACAAATAA
- a CDS encoding hemolysin family protein codes for MSVITTTLLIIVLLLANAFFVASEFALISSRRDRIENLIAQGNRRAQRVLYAIENLSVLLAACQLGITIASLILGKVAEPAIAHYIEKPFQALGLADHLLHPFSFVIALAIITFLHILLGEMVPKNIALAGPEILALWLTPPLLAFMQISRPIVELLNWIARITLRMFNIEQKDELDATVNQTQLASMIAESRSEGLLDAEETIRLRKALTSESRSVTEVMIPLDKVRTLDFTGRGSRLSDVETAVAETGFSRFPVKAKDGSYMGYIHVKDVLDRLEDTQPDQLVHRSEIRPLSIVDASGSLEEALHLMHRKSAHMAQVRDRGELLGVITLEDLIEEYVGTFSDWTHGQHT; via the coding sequence GTGTCTGTTATAACCACCACGTTGTTAATCATCGTTCTACTGCTAGCTAATGCCTTTTTTGTTGCTTCCGAATTTGCATTAATCTCCTCACGCAGGGATCGCATCGAAAACCTTATCGCTCAAGGAAATAGGCGTGCACAGCGAGTTCTTTATGCGATAGAAAATTTGTCAGTGCTATTGGCAGCATGCCAACTAGGTATCACCATTGCTTCATTGATTCTTGGTAAAGTTGCTGAACCAGCTATCGCTCATTACATTGAAAAACCTTTTCAGGCTCTTGGCTTGGCCGATCATTTACTTCATCCGTTTTCCTTTGTTATTGCGCTAGCAATCATTACCTTTTTGCACATATTACTTGGCGAGATGGTTCCCAAGAATATAGCACTAGCTGGACCGGAGATTCTTGCGCTTTGGCTAACCCCGCCTTTGCTTGCGTTCATGCAAATTTCTCGTCCTATTGTGGAATTGTTGAACTGGATTGCACGTATTACGTTGCGGATGTTCAATATAGAGCAAAAAGATGAATTGGACGCCACAGTAAATCAAACGCAATTGGCAAGTATGATTGCAGAATCTCGTAGTGAGGGATTATTGGATGCGGAAGAAACCATCCGACTTCGTAAGGCCTTAACTTCAGAATCTCGTTCCGTCACCGAAGTAATGATTCCGCTTGATAAAGTGCGTACCCTTGATTTTACTGGTAGAGGATCTCGGTTGAGTGACGTCGAAACGGCTGTCGCAGAAACAGGTTTCTCCCGCTTTCCGGTAAAAGCAAAGGATGGATCTTACATGGGGTATATCCATGTAAAGGATGTGCTAGATCGTCTTGAGGATACGCAACCAGATCAATTAGTCCACCGCTCAGAAATCAGACCACTGTCGATAGTTGATGCTTCTGGATCACTTGAAGAGGCATTGCATCTCATGCATCGTAAATCAGCGCATATGGCTCAAGTGCGGGATCGTGGAGAGTTACTTGGTGTCATTACTCTCGAAGATCTTATCGAGGAATATGTAGGTACCTTTTCCGACTGGACTCATGGACAACACACGTAG
- a CDS encoding hemolysin family protein, with amino-acid sequence MDIVISIISLVGFILLTASTGLFVAVEFALTGLERSTIDDDIAQRNDKSAQKVKNAFHNLSFVLSGAQLGITITTLATGYLAEPILASYFGPLLELLHIPQSATTSIALVLALIVATTLSMVFGELVPKNIAITNPMDTARIVIGPVNFFNACFSGFIKLLNSTANRVVRKMGIEPSEELASARSTQELTALVRNSAKTGGLEKTTALMLDRSLKFGNSTAEELMTPRSTVESLAAESTVTDLITRTIETGHSRFPIIRGDLDDTVGVVHYKDAFSVPKEDRDKTQLKELARPIPVVPASLDGDSVLDTVRSTGSQIILVADEYGGTAGLITIEDVVEEILGEVYDEHDDAEAERDFHKFGSSWSVSGLVRLDELEEKIGYSAPQGPYETLGGLVMAQLGRIPATGDELLLPHNDTSFLPDSEPSNSQWLAKVAAMEDRRVDTVILSPVSDAEAHAVLQNITASAAKKSRENT; translated from the coding sequence ATGGACATTGTTATCAGTATTATCTCGCTTGTCGGTTTTATTTTGCTCACCGCAAGTACCGGTTTATTTGTTGCCGTCGAATTCGCTCTAACGGGTTTGGAGCGTTCCACCATTGATGACGATATAGCTCAACGCAACGATAAATCTGCTCAAAAAGTCAAGAATGCTTTTCATAATCTCTCTTTTGTACTTTCAGGCGCACAACTTGGTATCACTATCACTACCCTAGCCACCGGCTATCTAGCTGAGCCAATTCTAGCTAGTTACTTTGGTCCTTTGCTCGAGCTACTTCATATTCCGCAAAGCGCAACTACATCTATTGCTTTAGTCTTAGCTCTTATCGTTGCTACTACCCTATCCATGGTTTTTGGTGAGTTAGTCCCAAAAAACATCGCTATCACCAATCCCATGGACACTGCTCGTATTGTTATTGGACCAGTTAATTTCTTTAATGCCTGTTTCAGTGGTTTCATCAAATTGCTTAATAGTACAGCTAACCGAGTCGTCCGAAAGATGGGGATTGAACCATCTGAGGAGCTCGCCAGTGCACGTTCCACACAAGAATTAACTGCATTAGTACGGAATTCAGCTAAAACAGGCGGTCTAGAAAAAACTACTGCACTTATGCTTGACCGATCCTTGAAATTTGGTAATAGCACCGCTGAAGAACTCATGACTCCGCGGTCTACTGTGGAATCGCTTGCTGCTGAAAGCACTGTCACAGATCTTATTACTCGTACCATCGAAACAGGACATTCACGTTTTCCTATTATCCGCGGTGATCTTGATGACACTGTTGGAGTTGTTCATTATAAGGACGCTTTTTCTGTGCCCAAAGAGGATCGAGATAAAACACAGCTCAAAGAATTAGCGCGCCCCATTCCTGTTGTACCAGCATCTTTAGACGGTGATTCGGTACTCGATACAGTACGTTCAACTGGTTCCCAAATCATCTTAGTTGCAGATGAATATGGTGGCACTGCTGGGTTGATTACCATCGAAGATGTAGTCGAGGAGATACTCGGTGAAGTCTATGACGAACACGATGATGCCGAAGCAGAACGCGACTTTCACAAGTTTGGCAGTAGCTGGTCTGTTTCTGGGCTTGTCCGACTAGATGAACTAGAAGAAAAAATTGGTTATAGCGCCCCTCAAGGTCCTTATGAAACTCTTGGCGGTCTGGTTATGGCACAGCTAGGACGCATACCTGCTACTGGTGATGAACTATTACTGCCACATAATGATACTTCTTTCTTGCCAGATTCCGAACCAAGTAATAGTCAATGGTTAGCAAAAGTCGCTGCCATGGAAGATAGACGCGTCGATACAGTTATTCTCTCACCTGTTTCTGATGCAGAGGCTCATGCCGTTTTACAGAACATCACTGCGTCGGCGGCAAAGAAATCACGGGAGAATACATAG